Genomic window (Lycium ferocissimum isolate CSIRO_LF1 unplaced genomic scaffold, AGI_CSIRO_Lferr_CH_V1 ctg594, whole genome shotgun sequence):
AATCGTGAATGTTCTTTAAAATATACTCAAGACACTCTGGTATTGATGATTTAGACTTACTTTATGAAttaaaaatgttaaggaaaatATTACAAGTAGAAAATAATATTCTAATTGATATACTTAGTTGGATAAAAAGATATATTGcttttatataaaattatgtTAAAAATTGCCTCAATGGAAAgaactttttcaaaattaaatttagaaagaactttttcaaaattaaatttataaaatatcaccTAAGATCAATAATGTATCAAGAGATATTAAATCAATTAGCTATATTATCGATTGAAAAAACACTATTAGAAGGAATCATTATAAAAAAGCTAGAAAGATAGATGTCAAATAATATATCAGTGAGCTTTTTCTTTTAAGCATGGGCCTCTGACTAAatagggcaatttgcaggattgcccttcgctgggggtggtctttaatttttatccttcgctaAAAGCCCCTTgattccgggttcgaacccccgttcagtcaaaaaaaaatttaaaaaaaattgcaaggcataagttggatTCGCAGGGCATAAGTTGGACTTATGCCttactctgccttaaggcaaaaaaataaaaataaaaatattttgctgGAATTTTACAAACCTTTGCTTTAAGGCTTAACTTTGAGCCTAATTTTgagtaaaagtttgccttaaggccaaCTTCTGCctcaaggcataagttggggtgacttatgccttaaagGCATAAGTTGGAACCCAAATTAAGGCAAAAGTTAGGTGTGAATCCCAACTTCTTCCCTAGAAATCCCAATTTATGcattgcgattttttttttttttaactgagcctGGATTCGAACCCAGGACCTCTGGGtgttaagcgaagggcaaatattaaagaccactaatttgagggccaaaaattaaagaccaccccaaaagaaggacaatccgcgcaaaaataTGTTAAATTTTTTGCCTTAGGCATCCAACTATGTTGAGCCGCCCTTGTGTGCGACCAtctcattaaaaaaattaagttgtAAGAGAGCACactattattttcttaattaaatcTTCAACACGTCTTTCATCGTACATGCCTGATTCCTTGAAGAGGAATACTCAACTTATAGCTACGGCCTATGTGTATTGCTGTTGTTTGTTGATACCAATTTAAAATACTCAAACTGCAGACTCTGCGgtcttgtttcttttttatttcttttctttttcgaaTAATCTGAAGTACTCCTTTAGATTGTTTACTCTAGTTTTGGATACCAATGCACGTctgtttttatttaaatttaactCCCTAGAGTGACTTTTTTCTGAGGAAATCCTTGATAATGCTAAAAATATTATCAAACAAATGAGAAAGTACGAGATGAGATCTAACACagcaaaatataaataataaaatgtgATGAAATCACGTGAAGTTGACAAATTGAAGGCTCCATGTGAGCTGTGACGTGGTTATGTCCGTCTCTAAGGTTTGCAAGTTTAAATTATTTGATCTAATTAATCCATAACCATACTTATCCTTTTTTATAATGATAATCATCAACCagaaacacacacatatagacaCTTAAAAAAGCTACCGTTTTGTGGTACTAATAAGATTTGTCTTAGCCATCCATATCACAAACCAAATTATTGATCAATTTTTTCATATAGTTATATTGTAATCTTGTTATAAGAGTCTTGTAGTGCTTTTGTACATTTTCGGAAACACTGCAACATCTCGTACGCTTAGGTTTTGCAAGTCCACATGGCTAATTTAGCGATACCAATAGTTGATCTCTCCCCTTTCATTCTAGGTGATGAAGATGGCAAGAGAAATACGAGAGAACTGATAAACGAATCATGTTCTCGATATGGCTTCTTCCAAATCGTCAATCATGGGGTACCTTTGGACCTAATGAGCCACGCCCTGAACTTATCGAAGGCATTTTTTGAGTCTCCTGTCGAAGAGAAACTGAACTGCTCCCCATTGCCAGGGTCACCTTTTCCTGCAGGCTATAACAGAAAACCAAATCCATCTTATGAGTTTGCAGAGTTCTTGGTTATGCTTCAGCCTGGATCCAACTTCAATGTTTTTCCTTCCAATCATCCACATCTCCGGTAAGTTATATCTTTAAATTAGAAAgacttatatgcataaaaataaattacatgaTCACTGGAGTTTAACCATTATTACCAGGTTACCAATTAATATGAGCCCATTTGGCTTAGCTGAATTAAAATAGTTTCACCAAGTCCTTAAAAACACTCTTTAAGTCTTGGAGCTGAATTTACAAATAAGCAATTACGTGTTTGAATAGAAGTGTTAGAGACTGAAATAAGCAGTGAGTGATCTGATTGTACGGATACCTTTTACACCGTCAGTGCATTTAAGTAAAACTCGTAGTAGTGACacttttattttacacttttttgGCAAAAGCTTAAGCTGTTTAATGTCTAAACTGGCGCCTAGTAAAACTGGTGCCTATCAAACTTTTCTAACAAGCTGTCCATGTCTTCACATTCTCTGCTATCTAATGGTTATTGTACTCAATGATTTGCGGAGACCCTTTAACTAATATATTTGTTTTGTAAGATAAAAATACAACGTTATTGGATCTTCTCGTATCGCTACTAAAGCACAAAATTCTTATAGTATAGCATATGATAGACTTGAGTTTTGAAACAAAGTTGCAtcatctttttaaatttatgacaGAGCTATCCAGAAACTGAATATTTATATGGCTATATGGGGTAGAAATGATTAAGGGCCATTTAATTTAAATCCCGTTTAATCATTTCATTTGAGTGAATGATTGCGTACATTTATTAATCTAATGGATAGAATACAAATCTACTCCTATCATCACCTTGTAGGGCTTGAAAAGCTGATCAGTTAAAATAATCAGAATGAAACTTGACTCTCAAATTGAACGAATAGCCATTGAGAAGATAATTCATTAATTCTTGTTTATTCAATGTTTCAGAGCAGTAATGGGAGATTTATTCAATCAATTCGCGAAGATCGGAGCAATTTTAGAGAGCATCCTTAGTGAATCATTGGGGCTGCCTCCAAGCACTCTCCAGGAATTTAACAATGACAGAAATTCAGATGTGTTGACAGCTCTGTATTATTTACCAGCAACAGAGAAGGAAAAAATGGGAATAAATTCACATAGAGATGTTGGATGTATAACATTTGTGTTACAGGATGAAGTTGGAGGGCTTGAAGTTCAAAGAGATGATAAATGGATCCCAGTAACACCAAAAGAGGGTGCACTTGTTGTCAACGTCGGTATTATTCTTCaggtaaaaaaaagaaaaaaaattgtttatctTTTTGGCagtgttatataagtaaataaatatttacattaCTGAAGTGTGGTGGGGTGGATGCAATCTTTCAGCTCTTAACTAGATGTTTCGAGTTCGAAATATGAAATTGAGAAATCCGGGCTTCCCCTTAAATGAGCTTTACGAGGCACAAGTCTGAACTAGTCGGACCATTAAGTTCAGAATATCAAATGgttaaacaataaaaatatctttttcgTATGacgtttattttttattttttgttgaaggTACTGACAAATGACAAGTACAAAAGTCCAAATCATAGGGTGGTGAGACCAACTGGAACATCAagaaattcattttcattcttctatAATGTATCAGGGGATAAATGGGTTGAACCCCTTCCCCATTTCACTAAGAAAATTGCTGAGAAACCCAAGTATAAGGGATTCATTTATAGCGATTATTTGCAAAAGCGCAAGGAAAATAAGCTTAAACGTGCTTCTGGACTTGAAGACGATCTCGGCCTATCTCATTTTTCACTCACTGTGTAGAGAATCAGTAAATGAATCTCTTATCAATCATCgttctcttcatttttctatgATTTTAAACTTTCTAAATTTGTGCACATTTTTCTAGTCTCCGTTAATGAACTTTATCTCGTGCAGAAACATTTGCAACTTTGCTCGAATGTATTTTCATTTTCCTATGATGGACCATGCAAACATCATTTAAAGGCAAttcctttttctatttttgttttctttacttttctactatattagaagagtgggtttgGTCCTCAAccacccactcttctaatatagttattaattaaaataatttttaaaaagaataatttaaagtggggtccacgtgaagaagtaggaaacaattacaaaaaaaaggacatttaaataatgataataagttcagaaaatgataaagatacgcttagagaaaatttaaagaagagaaattcagaaaaaaaaaaaataacgatttaaattgaacacaaaaaccgccaaagaagtcataaaaccaaaagatttagaacttatacctttgggtaaggataaaaatgcactaatttTAGGCATATgcgtctcacacaaataatgaggaataacatcaagaagacgaaatataaacggtcaagaaacgtatacacatattttcttaaaatgatgaagttggtctacatttaaaaatttaagactaaaACAGATGCTAACACATGATAGCGTTTTTCAGTGTTGTTtagtagaaagagatgatggcatgaaactcggtaggagaaggtatatttcaaatctttcaattggagaaccaaaccaggaaagtcatatatgggtGAATCgcactaagtaaaataatttattgatattttcaattaattagattataatactttctataataaaaattccataattatattactacaAGGTACTCTctttgtcctaatttatgtgacatagtttgactaggcacgaagtttaaaaaagaaatgaaagatctttgaaacttgtggtgtaaaacaagttatagatatttatgtggatttaaatcattttattaaaggtaaaaggggaagtttcaagttaaatgatttctaaacataaaaatatatcattcttttttagacagtctaaaaagaaaagtgtgatACTATTTTTGTGTTGGCCCGTGCTAGCACGGGCTTTCATTATCTAATTTTTATCTAAGGCAAAAGCATTTTTCGTTCTTTTATTATCCAAAACAATATATGCAAACTAATACTCCAAGTAAACacgaataaaaaaaataaaaaaaaaaaaaaacctccagGTCAAGAAAGTTATGGGTTTAAGTCACCAAGGAGCAAAAAGGGGAGCTTCTAAGGGAGCCTGGGGAAAGAACGCGTGTGACCCCCTCAAACCAAAATAATTACTTTCGTACcccagaaaaaattaaaactatttACCCCAGATGCCCCCAagttatgataccaacatgctatataaatatactgagttGGTATCATCGAAGACTGCTTCAATCCTtttcttagtcctccatgataccatcatgatatataaatatattgagatAGTATTATGAATGATCATGTTCAATCATTCAAAAAGACACACTTTTCTCGAAAAGAACAGCCGTGATAccatcatcttatatacatatattgtgatggtatataagatgatggtatcatggaggactactcattccttcaatgagacactcctcGGGATCATGGTACCAtcgtgatatataaatatactgagatggtatcatggagaactgcttcagtccttcttGTAGTgctctatgataccatcatgatatataaatatactgcgaTGATATCATGGAGTAAAAGGTTTGAACGAGGGGGCACGTCGGGTAATTAGTTTGGGCTGGGCTGGGAAAAAACGAAAATAATTTGGGAGGGGGCATGGGCGGGTAATTAGTTTAGGTTGGACGGGCAATTAGTGATgttttccctaaaaaaaaatgaactaagAAGCAAGACGTAATAAAATGTTGGGCCAAAATCGTTCAACCTTTTTATGGACAGATTTCAAGttgatcaacatcaacaacccaaGAGGGGGGAGAAAAGTCCAGGTCCACGACATCCATTTCTTGGATGAACGAGACTGGTagaatcaacatatatatatatatatatataaggtgggCTCCATACTAagaacaccaagcaatataaaaaaagggcaaaaaagtgggccccaccatctccaaactcatgtaaaaaaaagaaagatggaccccatatttaaaaaaaaaagcaatataaaaaatcaaaaataaaaagtggatctcatatttaaaataaaataaaaaaacgtgctctctatattaaaaaatcataaccccattaagtcaataatggtggatttaTTGCCACATGCgcatcaacccattagtgggagcaaatgaaattattgtacagcaaaaaacatggaccccatattattgcttttcttcaaaaggttaagtagccaaaccatacaatttcctttcttttcttatattagcctgagatctaatttAGATATTTGActattgtatttgctattccgccatgtcatttatttgttatgtttactaaaataaatatacttaaaatatttatgttttaaaataagatagaatttaattaatttttcatttttatttattcttactctaataaatatgaaaagagattaatgtcataaaagaaaaaataatattaaataatgaataaggtaaattagtcaaattataattctaattaacgttttcttaaaaagcaaaagacaacatgacaagtaaaatgagctaaaccaagaatatttaccaaaaattaaaaatagtagttaacaccaagcaatatattaaaaaaaaaaaaaaaggcaaaaaagtgggcccaccatctccaaacttatgtaaaataagaaaaaagatggacaccatattaaaaaaaaaaaaagcaatgtcaaaaacaaaaacaaaaaaagtgcaCCCTATGTTAAAAAATCATacccccattaagtcaataatggtgattcattgtcacatgcgtatcaacccattagtgggagaaaatgaaattattgtacaacaaaaaacatggaccccatattattacttttcttcaaaaggttaagtagtcaaaccatacaattttttatttttttttatattagcctgagatctaatctagatatttaactgttgtatttgctattctgccatgtcatttatttgttatgtttactaaaataaatatacttaaaatatttatgttttaaagtaagatagaatttaattactttttcatttttatttattcttactctaatagatatgaaaagagattaatgtcgtaaaagaaaaataatattaaatggagatcaaataatgaataagataaattagtcaaattataattctaattaacgtttccttaaaaaaacgTACAAAAGACaatatgacaagtaaaatgatctaaaccaagaatatttaccaaaaattaaaaaatagtagttcttcgtttaaatagaaaatcaaatttctactttgtttcgttttaaacatgtaaaattaatttaataatttgaattagaattatccaaatcaaaattttgataaaaaaataataattattgtttagatccaatctacatacattaataatagaatattttacacctttaaaggcaaaaaaaaaaaaaaaagtgaaccctaccatctccaaactcaaattaaaaaaaagtggaccccatattaaaaaaaacaatgtcaaaaaaaaaaaacgtgcaccccatattaaaaatcataatctcattaagtcaataatagtggattcattGTCACATGTGTATCAACCCATTCGTGAgagcaaataaaattattatacaGCAAAAAACATGGACTCCATagtatttcttttcttcaaaaggttaagtagtcaaattatacaatttcttttcttttcttatattagcttGAAATCTAATCTAGAAATTTAActattgtatttgctattccgcatatcgtttatttgttatatttactaaaataaatatacttaaaatatttatattttaaaataagatagaatttaattaccttttcttttttattcttactctaataaatgtgaaaagagattaatgtcgtaaaagaaaaaataatattaaatggagatcaaataatgaataa
Coding sequences:
- the LOC132045072 gene encoding jasmonate-induced oxygenase 1-like, which encodes MANLAIPIVDLSPFILGDEDGKRNTRELINESCSRYGFFQIVNHGVPLDLMSHALNLSKAFFESPVEEKLNCSPLPGSPFPAGYNRKPNPSYEFAEFLVMLQPGSNFNVFPSNHPHLRAVMGDLFNQFAKIGAILESILSESLGLPPSTLQEFNNDRNSDVLTALYYLPATEKEKMGINSHRDVGCITFVLQDEVGGLEVQRDDKWIPVTPKEGALVVNVGIILQVLTNDKYKSPNHRVVRPTGTSRNSFSFFYNVSGDKWVEPLPHFTKKIAEKPKYKGFIYSDYLQKRKENKLKRASGLEDDLGLSHFSLTV